One window from the genome of Asterias amurensis chromosome 12, ASM3211899v1 encodes:
- the LOC139944912 gene encoding E3 ubiquitin-protein ligase RNF13-like isoform X1 — translation MGTGAHLKTVLCWLASLAVMAVSMPSYAFADVVAITLKNETFIFPSVPSTFGGRLPLNGLEGVLVVASPIDACQPIQHPPKPKNASDYVNYVYFALIRRGICNFNEKVLNAQNMMYQGVIVFNVGSDELLDMGGDKDAKEVRIPSVFVGASSGAALKRMNYTSGSKIILNSEFTFPYNVYIIPFISIVGVCFIIMMFFLAAKYVRERQQIKRARLSRTNLKKIPTKKFVKGDAYDVCAICLDDYEEGDKLRILPCNHAFHCKCVDPWLTNNRRTCPVCKRKVVPAGEADSDESDSDESSGGPTEHTPLLSPSSNHAGPGTADTSAASSPGMDGAWGGVEHRNVNQKDASTAMTENDSDSDIIINDDNKNLLSRSPINEQTIPTLHNVAGLVEDDVPAVVVIDDEQLVQVDMESKENLA, via the exons ATGGGTACTGGGGCGCATCTAAAGACCGTCCTCTGTTGGCTGGCAAGTCTCGCAGTGATGGCAGTCTCGATGCCAAGTTACGCCTTTGCAGACGTGGTTGCG ATCACTTTGAAGAATGAGACCTTCATATTCCCATCCGTACCATCTACCTTCGGAGGAAGACTTCCATTAAACGGCTTAGAG GGAGTGCTCGTTGTAGCTTCTCCAATTGACGCTTGCCAACCGATTCAGCATCCTCCGAAACCCAAGAACGCGTCCGACTACGTCAACTACGTGTACTTTGCCCTGATTAGGAGGGGCATCTGCAACTTCAATGAGAAG GTATTGAACGCCCAGAACATGATGTACCAGGGTGTCATTGTGTTTAATGTCGGCTCTGATGAGCTGCTGGATATGGGTGGTGACAAAG ATGCCAAAGAGGTTAGGATACCCTCAGTATTTGTGGGCGCCTCGTCAGGGGCGGCCCTAAAACGAATGAATTACACCTCCGG gagcaaaattattttgaattctGAATTCACCTTCCCCTATAATGTATACATCATCCCATTCATAAGTATTGTAGGCGTTTGCTTCATCATTATGATGTTCTTCTTG GCTGCCAAGTATGTCCGTGAACGACAACAAATCAAACGGGCCAGACTATCCCGTACAAATCTAAAAAAGATACCCACCAAGAAATTTGTGAAAG GTGATGCGTATGATGTCTGTGCAATCTGCCTGGATGATTATGAAGAGGGCGACAAACTGCGCATCCTCCCCTGCAATCACG CATTTCACTGCAAGTGCGTTGACCCTTGGCTGACCAATAATCGCCGCACCTGTCCAGTCTGCAAACGCAAAGTGGTACCGGCCGGAGAAGCAGACTCTGACGAGAGCGATTCCGACGAAAGCTCTGGGGGTCCCACAGAGCACACCCCTCTGCTCTCCCCCTCTAGCAATCACGCCGGGCCGGGCACCGCAGACACCTCGGCCGCCTCGTCCCCAGGTATGGACGGAGCATGGGGCGGAGTCGAACACAGGAATGTCAATCAAAAGGACGCATCCACCGCCATGACCGAGAACGACTCAGATTCAGATATCATCATCAACGACGACAACAAGAACTTGCTGTCGCGGTCGCCGATCAACGAGCAGACCATTCCCACCTTACACAACGTCGCGGGATTAGTTGAAGATGACGTCCCTGCTGTTGTAGTCATCGACGATGAGCAACTTGTCCAGGTTGACATGGAGTCCAAGGAAAATCTAGCTTGA
- the LOC139944912 gene encoding E3 ubiquitin-protein ligase RNF13-like isoform X2, with protein MGTGAHLKTVLCWLASLAVMAVSMPSYAFADVVAITLKNETFIFPSVPSTFGGRLPLNGLEGVLVVASPIDACQPIQHPPKPKNASDYVNYVYFALIRRGICNFNEKVLNAQNMMYQGVIVFNVGSDELLDMGGDKDAKEVRIPSVFVGASSGAALKRMNYTSGTEVKLTPYINFPAGFFLFPFVIVSSTCIVFFGIYMAAKYVRERQQIKRARLSRTNLKKIPTKKFVKGDAYDVCAICLDDYEEGDKLRILPCNHAFHCKCVDPWLTNNRRTCPVCKRKVVPAGEADSDESDSDESSGGPTEHTPLLSPSSNHAGPGTADTSAASSPGMDGAWGGVEHRNVNQKDASTAMTENDSDSDIIINDDNKNLLSRSPINEQTIPTLHNVAGLVEDDVPAVVVIDDEQLVQVDMESKENLA; from the exons ATGGGTACTGGGGCGCATCTAAAGACCGTCCTCTGTTGGCTGGCAAGTCTCGCAGTGATGGCAGTCTCGATGCCAAGTTACGCCTTTGCAGACGTGGTTGCG ATCACTTTGAAGAATGAGACCTTCATATTCCCATCCGTACCATCTACCTTCGGAGGAAGACTTCCATTAAACGGCTTAGAG GGAGTGCTCGTTGTAGCTTCTCCAATTGACGCTTGCCAACCGATTCAGCATCCTCCGAAACCCAAGAACGCGTCCGACTACGTCAACTACGTGTACTTTGCCCTGATTAGGAGGGGCATCTGCAACTTCAATGAGAAG GTATTGAACGCCCAGAACATGATGTACCAGGGTGTCATTGTGTTTAATGTCGGCTCTGATGAGCTGCTGGATATGGGTGGTGACAAAG ATGCCAAAGAGGTTAGGATACCCTCAGTATTTGTGGGCGCCTCGTCAGGGGCGGCCCTAAAACGAATGAATTACACCTCCGG GACGGAGGTGAAACTGACCCCTTATATCAACTTCCCCGCCGGCTTTTTCCTCTTTCCTTTTGTCATTGTTTCGTCAACGTGCATTGTCTTCTTTGGTATTTACATG GCTGCCAAGTATGTCCGTGAACGACAACAAATCAAACGGGCCAGACTATCCCGTACAAATCTAAAAAAGATACCCACCAAGAAATTTGTGAAAG GTGATGCGTATGATGTCTGTGCAATCTGCCTGGATGATTATGAAGAGGGCGACAAACTGCGCATCCTCCCCTGCAATCACG CATTTCACTGCAAGTGCGTTGACCCTTGGCTGACCAATAATCGCCGCACCTGTCCAGTCTGCAAACGCAAAGTGGTACCGGCCGGAGAAGCAGACTCTGACGAGAGCGATTCCGACGAAAGCTCTGGGGGTCCCACAGAGCACACCCCTCTGCTCTCCCCCTCTAGCAATCACGCCGGGCCGGGCACCGCAGACACCTCGGCCGCCTCGTCCCCAGGTATGGACGGAGCATGGGGCGGAGTCGAACACAGGAATGTCAATCAAAAGGACGCATCCACCGCCATGACCGAGAACGACTCAGATTCAGATATCATCATCAACGACGACAACAAGAACTTGCTGTCGCGGTCGCCGATCAACGAGCAGACCATTCCCACCTTACACAACGTCGCGGGATTAGTTGAAGATGACGTCCCTGCTGTTGTAGTCATCGACGATGAGCAACTTGTCCAGGTTGACATGGAGTCCAAGGAAAATCTAGCTTGA